The following coding sequences lie in one Sphingobium sp. KCTC 72723 genomic window:
- the ntrB gene encoding nitrate ABC transporter permease: MTATSVLATPFADGTPSPHAEPESDPAMALVPEMPTPSATVAPETDGSHRLPPASALTPLLERARDIAASIWPTLLMLVLLLGIWEAACGNPESSLPSPSRVWSESHDVIMHPFKGVTFDATGLHIAEGGDVGIAGHILTSLERVAIGYGLSAVMGVALGILIGQSLFAFRALDPLFQVLRTVPPLAWLPISLAIFQQAGPSAVFLIFITAIWPIILNTAAGVQNIPPTYRNVGRVLALNPFTYLVRIMLPATVPYMFTGLRIGVGMSWLAIVAAEMVQGGTGIGFFIWDSYNSSLLTDTIVALIWIGMVGFSLDRIVGWIGRRVARQG; this comes from the coding sequence ATGACCGCCACATCCGTCCTTGCAACCCCGTTCGCGGATGGCACGCCATCCCCGCACGCCGAGCCTGAAAGCGATCCTGCCATGGCGCTTGTCCCTGAAATGCCTACCCCATCGGCAACGGTGGCTCCTGAGACGGACGGGAGCCACCGGCTGCCGCCCGCGTCCGCTCTGACACCCTTGCTGGAGCGGGCGCGGGACATTGCCGCATCGATATGGCCTACTTTGCTGATGCTGGTCCTGCTGCTGGGCATATGGGAAGCGGCGTGCGGCAACCCGGAATCAAGCCTGCCCAGCCCGTCGCGGGTATGGAGCGAAAGCCATGACGTCATCATGCACCCGTTCAAGGGCGTGACGTTCGACGCCACCGGCCTGCACATTGCCGAGGGCGGCGATGTGGGCATTGCGGGCCATATCCTGACCAGTCTGGAACGGGTGGCGATCGGCTATGGCCTGTCGGCGGTCATGGGCGTGGCGCTGGGCATATTGATCGGGCAGAGCCTGTTCGCGTTCCGTGCGCTCGATCCGCTGTTTCAGGTGTTGCGCACGGTGCCGCCGCTGGCCTGGTTGCCGATCAGCCTGGCGATATTCCAGCAGGCCGGGCCGTCGGCTGTGTTCCTGATCTTCATCACTGCGATCTGGCCGATCATTCTGAATACGGCGGCTGGGGTGCAGAATATTCCACCGACCTATCGCAATGTCGGGCGGGTGCTGGCGCTCAATCCGTTCACCTATCTGGTTCGCATCATGCTGCCCGCCACGGTCCCATACATGTTCACCGGCCTGCGCATCGGTGTGGGGATGAGCTGGCTGGCCATCGTCGCTGCCGAAATGGTGCAGGGCGGCACCGGCATCGGCTTCTTCATCTGGGACAGCTATAATAGTTCGCTGCTGACCGACACCATCGTCGCGCTGATCTGGATCGGCATGGTCGGGTTCAGCCTGGACCGCATCGTCGGCTGGATCGGCCGCCGCGTCGCCCGCCAGGGTTGA
- a CDS encoding CmpA/NrtA family ABC transporter substrate-binding protein translates to MTDDTVHFDAAPQRRRFLKLGAVAASLAMVGAMLPGGAMAAGGAPEVKGAKLGFIALTDAAPLIVAKELGLFAKYGMPDVQVMKQASWAATRDNLVLGSGGGGIDGAHILTPMPYFLSLGVNGKMTPMSILARLNVNGQGISVEKEYLSAKADINAAKMKGIIAKRKAAGNKITMAMTFPGGTHDLWLRYWLAAAGIDPDKDLEVITVPPPQMVANMKANTMEAFCVGEPWNDQLISQGLGYTAVSTGQMWMNHPEKSFAMRSDWVAKYPNAAVAITAAIIDAQRWADNPANVGKLAAMIGGRDWLKVAPADIQDRLAGTFNMGDGRLIKNAPFKMKFWAANASYPFKSHDLWFLVENKRWGKLPANLNASAAIGKVNRSDIWRKAAALAKVPANQIPKGDSRGVEKFFDGKVFDPAKPAAYLASLSIKR, encoded by the coding sequence ATGACCGACGACACCGTCCATTTCGATGCTGCACCGCAGCGCAGGCGCTTTCTGAAGCTGGGGGCAGTTGCTGCTTCTCTGGCCATGGTCGGCGCCATGCTGCCCGGCGGCGCAATGGCCGCCGGGGGCGCGCCGGAAGTGAAGGGCGCAAAGCTGGGCTTCATCGCGCTGACCGATGCCGCGCCGCTGATCGTCGCCAAGGAATTGGGGCTGTTCGCCAAATATGGTATGCCCGACGTGCAGGTGATGAAGCAGGCCAGTTGGGCCGCGACCCGCGACAATCTGGTACTGGGGTCCGGCGGCGGCGGGATCGACGGCGCGCATATCCTGACGCCCATGCCCTATTTCCTGTCGCTGGGCGTCAATGGCAAGATGACGCCGATGAGCATATTGGCGCGGCTGAACGTCAATGGTCAGGGTATTTCGGTCGAAAAGGAATATCTGTCGGCCAAGGCGGACATCAATGCCGCCAAGATGAAAGGCATCATCGCCAAGCGCAAGGCGGCGGGCAACAAGATCACCATGGCCATGACCTTTCCGGGTGGCACCCATGACCTGTGGCTGCGTTACTGGCTGGCGGCGGCGGGGATCGACCCGGACAAGGATCTGGAAGTCATCACAGTGCCGCCGCCACAGATGGTCGCCAATATGAAGGCGAACACGATGGAAGCCTTTTGCGTGGGCGAACCCTGGAACGACCAGCTGATTTCGCAGGGGCTGGGCTATACTGCCGTGTCGACCGGGCAGATGTGGATGAACCACCCGGAAAAAAGCTTTGCGATGCGCAGCGACTGGGTAGCGAAATATCCCAACGCCGCCGTGGCGATCACCGCCGCGATCATCGATGCGCAGCGTTGGGCCGACAATCCCGCCAATGTGGGCAAGCTGGCCGCGATGATCGGCGGGCGCGACTGGTTGAAAGTTGCCCCGGCGGACATTCAGGACCGGCTGGCCGGCACGTTCAACATGGGTGACGGGCGCCTCATCAAGAACGCCCCGTTCAAGATGAAATTCTGGGCCGCCAACGCATCCTACCCGTTCAAGAGCCATGACCTGTGGTTCCTGGTCGAAAACAAGCGCTGGGGCAAATTGCCCGCCAACCTGAATGCCAGTGCGGCGATCGGCAAGGTCAACCGTTCCGACATCTGGCGCAAGGCGGCCGCGCTGGCCAAGGTGCCTGCCAACCAGATCCCCAAGGGGGACAGCCGGGGCGTCGAGAAATTCTTCGACGGCAAGGTTTTCGATCCGGCCAAGCCCGCTGCCTATCTGGCCAGCCTGTCCATCAAACGCTGA